The genomic DNA ATTTCGACATTAACGACGACGGCGCGATTGATTCTTGTTTCACCCTGTGGCGCGACCTGGATAACGACAACACTTATGACGGCGCCGCCGAACTGCTGGAAACCGTCACCCTGCCGAGTGATATTGCCTTTGGCGCCGTGACCTACGACGACGGAGGACCCGGCACCAGCGCGAGCGGCACCGCGTCCGTTCCCGCCTCCAACTTTGTTTCCTTCAGCGGCAACCGCGTTCGTTTCAGCCCTGCGGGCACCGCTTCCAACGGCTGGGTCTATCTGCATACCCCCAACCAGGACAGCTCCGGCACTTATGCCGTCGGCTCCAACAACGTCGGCAGAATCCAAAGCCGCTACTGGGCGACCGGAGGGGGAACATGGCGCTGATAAAAAACTCTAACAATTGCCGGGGCTTCACCCTGGTTGAATTGATGGTGGTCCTGGTCATTCTCGGCATTGTCTCGATCGGCGCCATGACCAGCATTACCGGCCAGAATAAGGTCTACCACAGCGAGGAGGATCTCATTGACATGCAGATGAACGCCCGCATAGCCATGGAGCGGATCTGCAACCTGCTGCGCATGGCCGGGGCCAACTGCAAAGACAGTTTCGGCAACCAGCTGACCTCCGGTCATCTGGCGACCTATGACAACAGTCCCCCCATCTATGATGACGGTAGTGACAACGACGAGCTTAACGCGATGTTCGTCATTGACAACCAGACGTCTCCAATCCCGGACCAGCTGACCCTGGCCGGAGCCGTCAGATACGCGGGCAAGATCACCGCGATCTCCGCCACCCAGATAACCCTCGATACCGCCGACCACAAGCTTGGGGGCACCGCCGCCAAGAGCTACATTGCCATTTCTCCCAGCCACAACAACGTGTACCGAACCATCTCGGCCGCGGCCGGCAACCTTTTGACCCTGACCAGCAGTCTCGACCCCCAGGAAGTCAGCGAAATCAGCAACGCCATCAACTGCATCGATCCTCTCACCGGCACCCCGAAACCGATAGATGTCATGGTCTACCAAGTACAGGCCTTCACCATTCGGCTGGTCAATAACAGTCTGAGAATCGACGACCATGTTTCCGCCAGCAGCACGCAACTGGATGTCGCCGAAAACATTCAGGATCTGCAGTTCCAATACGGCATCGATACCGGCAGCGACGGCCTGATCGACAGTTGGGTCGACGATCCGGCCGACATTTCCCGGATTCGGGCGGTGCGGGTTTTTCTTCTCGCCCGGACGGGAAAAATCGACAAAGAATACATTGACCGAAGAACTTATGATCTGGCCGGAGTCACGGTCGGCCCTTTTACCGGCACCGACGCGGGGAATCTCGATACGCATAGAAGCGTGCATCGCTACCTCCTCGAAACGACCATCACGATCCGCAACCTTAACCTGTAGCTGAATAAAGACAGAAAAGAGCGGCAGCCATGAAGCATGACCGGCCCCAGGGCTTTACCCTGATCGAATTGCTGATCGCCATGGCGGTGATGGCCTTCGGCATTCTCGGGTTTACGTTTTTAAACGGTCGGGCGATTCAGAATCGTGGTTTTTCCCGGGATTTGAACCGGGCGGTCCTGGTCGCTGAGCGGATGGCGGAACATCTGATGTATCTGGACTACAACAACCACCTTCTGGCGGACGACAACAGCGACGCCGCGGCGACCGCTTATCCGACCGGCAGTGCCGGCGACACCGGAAACATCGCCGGCCTGGACTACGTCGTGCACAGCAGCCCCGACGGTTTGCAATGGTACCGGGTCGAACAGGAAAATCAACGCTATTATGTGCGTTGGCAGATTACTACCGGAAACAGCCTGGTTGTCGGCTCGCCGAATGACGACATCAAACTGATTCTAATTTTCGCGGCTTTCGAGAAAAAGGATCCCAAAACCGGCAACCTCAGCCTGGGCGGTTACAACCGCGACCCCGGCAAGATCGAACCGACCATCATAACCTTCAAAATGGACCCGGAATCATGACAAAGCTCATCGCGGACAGCAAAGGGATGGCCTTGGTCATCTGCCTGCTGATTCTGACCGTGGCCGCCATGCTGGGCATCGGCATCGCGACCGACTCCACGATCGACGGACAGATCACCCGCAACCAGCGCGATAAAAGCAAAGACTTTTTCGTCGCCGACGGCACCAATCAACTCGAGGTGCCGAGAATCTCCACCGGACTGCCGGTCACCAATATCACCCAACCGGCCACGCTTGATAACAGCGACGACGGGGCCGGCGATAAAACCATTTCCGGCCTGCCGACCGGCATGACCAGCCCGGCCTACCGGGTCCGGATAAACTATCATTTTTACCGCCCCACCAAGAAAGCCGGCTATTCCTTCAATCTGTTCAATTCCTACTATTACAGCACCAGAACCCGAGCCCGGCGGAACAATCTCAATAAAACCGCAGTCAGCACCGTGGAAAGCAAAATCGGCCCTAAACTTTAGGAAAGAAACACGGGTTCTCAACAAGCCCGACCTGAACTTCAGCGAGGTAAGCGCCATGCCTTTTGCAAAAAAAAACGCAGCCTTTATTCCCGGCTTCTGCCAAACCATCATCCTGGCCTTGATTTTCACGGTCGGCGGCGGGGCCGCGGCCTTCGGACTTGATACCGATGTCTACCAGACCAACCTAAGACCCAACGTCGCCATTTTATTTGACTCCTCGGGCAGCATGGAATTCGGCATCTACGACCAGACCATCGATTACGGCGCTTTTTACAACTGGGCCTCGGAGCAGGGCGATTACGACCTTATCGCTGGCGGAGGCGGGACCAACAACTACTTTTACGCCCCCGACGGACCCGGTACCGGACGACAATACCCACGCCGGGAGATTTTGTTGCTGAAAGGCAACACCGGGGTAACCATCACCGCCACCGGCGTCACCTATACCGGCGACGCCGGCGATCCCAATTATATCTGGTACACCAACAATGTTGTCCACACCTATACCTATATTGATGAAGACGGCAACCTCTCTGGAGACGGCCTGCACACTCCCAGACTCAGCCTCGATGAAGCCGGCTATATCCTTCTCGACGGGGTGCCCCTGCCTCTGGATCGCGGCATCAAACTCCACGACTTTCAGGCCAATCCCGATGGCTCCCTGACCGACCAGGGTTTCGGGGGCCAGCTCAACGCTCCAGGCTGGTATTTCAGCGGTCTGAAAGGGGTCGACGCGGCCAATCACAACGTGGTTGAACACAACGACACCAACGTCTATTTCTTCATCTCCGGCAACTGGATCAACATGCAGATGATGTACAACCTCTATACGATCAACAGTATAAACGAGGATTACCGCACCTGGAAGACACGGACCTTTCCCGACACGCTCGAGGAATTCTGGCACACGGTGGCCTGCAGCATCAATTCGACCAATTACCCCAGTAATTATCCCAATCGCCACGAGCAGACCTGGGAGCTGGCCCAGCTCGACGCCACCAAGGTCAGGCTGCATTTTGCGGATTTCGCCACGGAAAGCGGTTCTGACTTTGTCGACATCTTCAAGGATAACACCCACACCGGCAATCGTGTCTTTCATCTCTCCGGCAACCTCGGCACCGATTTCTGGAAAGGGCCCTTCACGCTCACCGCCAACCACAAATTCTTTATCTCGTTTACCTCGGATAGAAGAACTACCGCCAGAGGATTTTTCATCGACAAATATGAATACCTGGAAACCAACGAGAACGCCTCCGGCTACAAGATGCAGCGCCGCATCGATGCCGTGCGGGAAGCCATTCTCCACGTCATCGACATGACCCGGGGCAAGATCAACTGGGCCTTGGCCAGCTTTGCAACCAGTCCGCACACCGGCAACGGGGCCCATATCTGGCAGCCCTTTAACCCGGTACTCGACGATGACGCCGTGCGCCAGAACATCGTCACCCATATTAACGCCCTGGAACCAAATGGCGGCACCCCTTTGGGCGAATCTCTGCAGGATATTTTTAAACATTTTGAGGCCAAGAAAAACCTTCTCCCCGACTGCTCCCGCAACTACTGTATCACCATCTCGGACGGTTTTCCCTCGCAGGATGACGACTGGAGCCGCATCAGCGGCAAGACCTTCACGGACACCGACGGCGACGGCTGGACCGCCGATCCTTACCAGTACCACCCGGCGCCGGCCAACTATTTTGACGACGTCGCCTCCTATCTTTACAATTACAGTTTTCGGGACCGCAGCGAAATCGACACGCCCGGCGCATCCTATGACAACATCACCTGCCACATGCTGAGTTTCATTCAGGGTCTGCCGCTGTTAAAGGACGCCGCCGAGGATGGCGGCGGTCTTTATCTCGCCGCCTACAACAAGCAGCAACTGATCAACGCTTTTTACTCGCTGGGCCTGATGATCATTAAAAGCACCTCCTACGTGGCCCCGGTCATCTCGGTTGACACCTCCAACAAAACCCAGAGCGGCGACCAGCTGTACATGGCCTTTTTCAAACCCACCGTCGATCGCTGGAGCGGCAACCTGAAGAAATATAAACTGGACAAACGCCAGAAAAGCAACTGCGCCGAGCGCAGCGAGGAAGAATGGGTGGTTGTTGATCAGAACGACCTCGACGCGGTTGACTGCGACGGCGTTTTTCTTGAAACCTCGGTTTCTTTCTGGAGTACGGAAAGTGACGGCGGCGAGGTTGAAAAAGGCGGCGTCGGGGCTCTCTTGAAAGCCGCCGTCGCCGCCGGCAATCTGACCTCATTCCCCTATACCAGCACGGGCCGCAGCATCTATGTACTGAAAAACAGCGGCACCAATACTCAGTTTCTGCCGGCCAACTTCAACAATGCCGACCTGGGTGTGACTGACGACGCCGAACGTTACAAAATCTTCAACTACAT from Pseudomonadota bacterium includes the following:
- a CDS encoding prepilin-type N-terminal cleavage/methylation domain-containing protein, whose product is MALIKNSNNCRGFTLVELMVVLVILGIVSIGAMTSITGQNKVYHSEEDLIDMQMNARIAMERICNLLRMAGANCKDSFGNQLTSGHLATYDNSPPIYDDGSDNDELNAMFVIDNQTSPIPDQLTLAGAVRYAGKITAISATQITLDTADHKLGGTAAKSYIAISPSHNNVYRTISAAAGNLLTLTSSLDPQEVSEISNAINCIDPLTGTPKPIDVMVYQVQAFTIRLVNNSLRIDDHVSASSTQLDVAENIQDLQFQYGIDTGSDGLIDSWVDDPADISRIRAVRVFLLARTGKIDKEYIDRRTYDLAGVTVGPFTGTDAGNLDTHRSVHRYLLETTITIRNLNL
- a CDS encoding prepilin-type N-terminal cleavage/methylation domain-containing protein, which produces MKHDRPQGFTLIELLIAMAVMAFGILGFTFLNGRAIQNRGFSRDLNRAVLVAERMAEHLMYLDYNNHLLADDNSDAAATAYPTGSAGDTGNIAGLDYVVHSSPDGLQWYRVEQENQRYYVRWQITTGNSLVVGSPNDDIKLILIFAAFEKKDPKTGNLSLGGYNRDPGKIEPTIITFKMDPES
- a CDS encoding prepilin-type N-terminal cleavage/methylation domain-containing protein encodes the protein MTSNRNRSANRLTAHGGFTLVELMVVITITSLIAAFTYAEMHSSGYRLKSTARTLRAKMQQARLLAVRENCNVLVDFDINDDGAIDSCFTLWRDLDNDNTYDGAAELLETVTLPSDIAFGAVTYDDGGPGTSASGTASVPASNFVSFSGNRVRFSPAGTASNGWVYLHTPNQDSSGTYAVGSNNVGRIQSRYWATGGGTWR